A genomic segment from Rickettsiella endosymbiont of Miltochrista miniata encodes:
- a CDS encoding FAD-dependent oxidoreductase, with the protein MKIENYPLTKLEVAIIGGGWYGCEVAKSIKTEKPEFCVTIFEKNSEIVDGVSGTFGNRLHVGTHYPRSSVTREFCHEGYKEFYAAYPELINEHSHSIYGLGITDAEGNPSKVGKDEFAAVCREFGDAKELPISKYPNLHYVADIKEPSLVMGTQLRNFFKKKLKNIGVHIRCNATIVNIKSVDTKLVIKTIDGEKLTFDYVINATGFQALLPKEPLGLNIFYQACFALVYTQNMPSVKPFSFIVMDGKFPSLMPYDDRIDKNSSVSKYMLTHASITLSEKCHTLKDAENIFSQMAASMEGSLKNKCENEIKRFYPDFEKEFTYLTYMGVVLAKVQTPEDFRGAITFKAGGVIYFIPGKISNVFQVSREVLSFINSENILAEENYSYIKDGIFDRAKKSSFQQTSISRVSFFRNKASNEVLSLSEIAQNSICKK; encoded by the coding sequence ATGAAAATAGAAAATTACCCTCTCACTAAATTAGAAGTTGCTATCATCGGCGGCGGATGGTACGGATGTGAAGTTGCTAAATCAATAAAAACAGAAAAACCAGAATTTTGCGTTACAATTTTTGAAAAAAATTCTGAGATAGTTGATGGAGTTTCTGGGACTTTTGGTAATAGACTCCATGTGGGTACGCACTATCCTCGCTCTTCAGTTACAAGAGAATTTTGTCATGAAGGGTATAAAGAATTTTATGCAGCTTATCCCGAGTTAATAAACGAGCATAGTCACTCAATCTATGGATTAGGTATTACTGATGCTGAAGGCAATCCATCAAAGGTTGGCAAAGATGAATTTGCAGCAGTTTGTCGCGAATTTGGAGATGCAAAGGAATTGCCAATTAGTAAATATCCTAATCTGCATTATGTTGCAGACATTAAGGAACCTAGCCTTGTTATGGGTACTCAATTGCGCAATTTTTTTAAGAAAAAATTAAAGAACATCGGAGTACATATACGTTGCAATGCGACTATTGTGAATATAAAAAGCGTTGATACTAAACTGGTTATCAAAACCATCGATGGAGAAAAGCTTACATTCGATTACGTTATCAATGCCACAGGATTTCAAGCATTACTACCGAAAGAGCCTTTGGGATTAAATATTTTTTATCAAGCTTGCTTTGCTTTAGTTTATACACAAAATATGCCATCAGTTAAACCGTTTTCTTTTATCGTAATGGATGGAAAATTTCCCTCATTAATGCCCTATGATGATCGTATTGATAAAAATAGTTCCGTCTCAAAATACATGTTGACACATGCATCTATCACGCTTTCTGAAAAATGTCATACTTTAAAAGATGCAGAAAATATATTTTCACAAATGGCTGCTTCTATGGAGGGCTCATTAAAAAATAAATGTGAAAATGAAATAAAGAGATTTTATCCAGATTTTGAGAAAGAATTTACTTATCTCACCTATATGGGTGTAGTTTTAGCTAAAGTTCAAACGCCAGAAGATTTTCGTGGCGCGATTACCTTCAAAGCAGGAGGGGTTATTTATTTTATTCCAGGAAAAATATCTAACGTTTTTCAAGTATCTCGAGAAGTGCTTTCTTTTATAAATTCAGAAAATATTCTCGCGGAAGAAAATTATTCTTATATTAAAGATGGAATATTTGATCGTGCTAAAAAATCATCCTTCCAGCAAACTTCTATTTCGAGGGTTTCTTTTTTTAGAAATAAGGCTTCAAATGAAGTTTTATCCTTATCTGAAATAGCACAAAATTCTATTTGCAAAAAATAA
- the dnaB gene encoding replicative DNA helicase, with the protein MQKTDHLKLPPHSLEAEQSVLGGLMLDNQAWDRVADKLKEKDFYLLSHRILFRTIVSFANHAKPFDVVTLTDALKSSNELIEIGGDLYLFELVRNTPSAANIVAYADIVRERSVLRQLISIASEITENAFMPEGRSITELVDEAERKVFQISDQGARGSGPLRISDFLAKAVDRIDILFHSDQVITGLSTAYKDLDEMTSGLQPADLVIVAGRPSMGKTTFAMNIAEHAAIQGDKPVLIFSMEMPGQALAMRMMSSLGRIDQHKIRTGKLSDEDWPRVTSAVSMLSEAKMFIDDTPALSPGEVRARARRVAKEQGTLGLIVIDYIQLMQVPGIKENRTTEISEISRGLKALAKELDVPIIALSQLNRSLEQRADKRPVMSDLRDSGAIEQDADLIIFIYRDEVYNEGSPDKGSAEIIIAKQRNGPTGKVRLTFLGKYTRFENFAAQRYHAENYA; encoded by the coding sequence ATGCAAAAAACCGATCATCTTAAATTACCTCCGCACTCACTGGAAGCCGAGCAATCGGTTTTAGGTGGCTTAATGCTGGATAATCAAGCATGGGATAGGGTTGCGGATAAATTAAAAGAAAAGGATTTTTATCTCTTATCACACCGCATTCTATTTCGTACTATTGTCAGTTTTGCCAATCATGCTAAGCCTTTTGATGTTGTCACACTCACCGATGCTTTAAAAAGTTCGAATGAATTAATAGAGATCGGCGGTGATCTTTATTTATTTGAATTGGTACGTAATACACCGAGTGCCGCCAATATCGTTGCTTACGCGGATATCGTACGAGAACGTTCGGTTTTGCGCCAATTAATTAGTATTGCATCTGAAATCACTGAAAATGCTTTCATGCCTGAAGGCCGGTCGATTACTGAGCTCGTGGATGAGGCTGAGCGAAAGGTATTTCAAATTTCTGATCAAGGTGCACGTGGTAGTGGACCCCTTAGAATTAGCGACTTTTTGGCAAAAGCTGTCGATAGAATTGATATCTTATTTCATTCCGATCAAGTCATTACCGGACTTTCGACTGCTTACAAAGATCTAGATGAAATGACGTCTGGTTTGCAACCGGCTGATCTCGTGATCGTTGCAGGTCGTCCTTCTATGGGGAAAACAACATTTGCCATGAATATTGCAGAACATGCTGCAATACAAGGCGATAAACCAGTGCTGATTTTTAGTATGGAAATGCCAGGTCAAGCACTAGCAATGCGTATGATGTCGTCGTTAGGACGCATTGATCAGCATAAAATTCGTACTGGAAAATTAAGTGACGAAGATTGGCCTCGAGTGACTTCAGCAGTCAGCATGTTATCTGAAGCAAAAATGTTTATTGACGATACACCCGCGCTAAGTCCCGGAGAAGTACGTGCGCGTGCACGCCGAGTTGCAAAAGAGCAAGGCACGTTAGGTTTAATTGTTATTGATTATATACAACTGATGCAAGTTCCCGGTATTAAGGAAAATCGTACGACAGAAATATCTGAAATTTCACGTGGATTAAAGGCCTTGGCGAAAGAACTAGATGTTCCGATTATCGCATTGTCGCAATTAAACCGTAGTTTGGAACAACGCGCCGATAAAAGACCGGTGATGTCTGATTTGCGGGATTCAGGTGCGATAGAACAAGATGCGGATTTGATTATTTTTATTTATCGTGACGAAGTTTACAATGAAGGCAGTCCGGATAAAGGTAGCGCAGAAATTATTATTGCCAAACAACGTAATGGGCCTACTGGTAAAGTAAGACTGACTTTCTTAGGGAAATATACGCGTTTCGAAAATTTTGCAGCGCAACGTTATCATGCTGAGAATTATGCATGA
- a CDS encoding integrase — MQNGTSLYELQQLGGWSSFDMVLRYAHLSSHHLKKAAERVYVTNSLHSDCVA, encoded by the coding sequence GTGCAAAATGGAACTTCGTTGTATGAGTTGCAGCAATTAGGAGGTTGGTCTTCTTTTGATATGGTATTGCGTTATGCGCACTTGAGCAGTCACCATTTAAAAAAGGCAGCAGAGAGAGTTTACGTTACAAATTCCCTACATTCGGATTGTGTGGCATGA
- the rpsR gene encoding 30S ribosomal protein S18, translating to MNNYQNRRRKHCRISAEGTEVDYKDIPLLKNHLTETAKIVPSRTTGTSASVQRLITQAIKRARFLGLLPYCDKHQNMG from the coding sequence ATGAACAATTACCAAAATAGACGCCGCAAGCATTGCCGAATTTCTGCCGAAGGTACAGAGGTCGATTATAAAGATATCCCTCTTTTAAAAAATCATCTTACGGAGACAGCTAAAATAGTTCCCAGTCGCACGACAGGAACCTCGGCCTCCGTTCAGCGCTTGATAACGCAAGCGATTAAGCGGGCACGTTTTTTAGGTTTACTTCCTTATTGTGATAAACATCAAAACATGGGCTAA
- a CDS encoding ATP-binding protein has product MKSEKNWLNNNLILQLVDLLPVSVFWKDRNGVYLGCNINFALALGFNSIEEILGKTDDDLATRDLSEHYRKDDKEVIVSGVPKLNIEEEQNFPDGRKLTILTSKVPLFSKDMEIIGVLGVYNDITPLKRAKEKAEAANQAKTEFIMNMSHDLRTPLAGIIGLSSLQINEATSAQEQKYGEWIHNAGNQLLELLNSVIEVTTAEHQIENIKKENINLLQFVEELQALMQPAIVAKRLDFLIKLDNHLPLVISDRIKLKRIILNLLSNALKFTKQGAISLTINLLTLTEDKAAIKISVMDTGIGISKDKLEKVFDRFYRVHPSYLAEYTGYGLGLYLVKKATELLGGKINVSSEEGKGSCFSLEFNFSLAELDSNAKSPTTSEPTFEFQGIADKLKGAVLVAEDNTLVLYVVKKMLTSLGCQVITASTGKEALQALKTQAFNWGILDIGLPGSDGIEVTKQYREWEQLNNKSRLPIFALTAHAEDKVEHHCKAAGFDQVLLKPFTEKDIKIIQKFLQ; this is encoded by the coding sequence ATGAAAAGTGAAAAAAATTGGTTAAATAATAATTTAATTTTGCAGTTGGTGGATCTTTTACCCGTTTCTGTCTTTTGGAAAGATAGAAACGGTGTTTATTTAGGATGCAATATCAATTTTGCTTTAGCGCTTGGTTTTAATTCTATAGAAGAAATTTTAGGTAAAACAGATGATGATCTCGCAACGAGAGATTTGAGTGAACATTATCGAAAAGATGATAAAGAAGTTATTGTGTCGGGTGTTCCAAAATTGAATATTGAAGAAGAACAAAATTTTCCTGATGGTAGGAAGCTAACTATCTTAACAAGTAAAGTCCCTCTTTTTAGTAAAGACATGGAGATAATTGGAGTTTTGGGTGTTTATAATGATATTACGCCATTGAAGCGGGCTAAAGAAAAAGCTGAAGCTGCCAATCAAGCTAAAACTGAATTTATCATGAATATGAGCCATGATCTCCGTACGCCTTTGGCAGGAATAATTGGTCTTTCAAGTTTACAAATCAATGAAGCAACCAGTGCTCAGGAACAAAAATATGGTGAATGGATACATAATGCTGGAAATCAGCTTTTAGAATTACTTAATTCTGTGATAGAGGTAACTACTGCTGAGCATCAAATTGAAAACATAAAAAAAGAAAATATTAATTTACTGCAATTCGTAGAGGAACTACAAGCGCTGATGCAGCCCGCTATAGTAGCTAAGAGGTTGGATTTTCTTATAAAACTCGATAATCATTTGCCCCTGGTTATTAGCGACCGCATTAAACTTAAAAGAATTATACTTAATCTTTTATCAAATGCCTTAAAGTTTACAAAACAAGGAGCTATAAGTTTAACAATCAATTTATTAACCCTAACAGAAGATAAAGCCGCAATAAAAATATCGGTGATGGATACCGGTATTGGTATTAGTAAAGATAAACTTGAAAAAGTATTTGATCGTTTTTATCGTGTTCATCCCTCGTATCTTGCTGAATATACTGGTTATGGTCTTGGTTTATACTTAGTCAAAAAAGCTACCGAATTATTAGGTGGTAAAATAAACGTTTCTAGTGAAGAAGGAAAGGGTAGTTGTTTTAGTCTAGAGTTTAACTTTAGTTTAGCTGAACTAGATTCCAATGCTAAATCTCCTACAACTTCAGAACCGACGTTTGAGTTTCAAGGTATTGCGGACAAATTAAAGGGCGCAGTTCTGGTTGCTGAAGATAATACTTTAGTTTTATATGTCGTTAAAAAAATGTTAACAAGCTTAGGTTGCCAAGTTATAACGGCATCAACGGGCAAAGAAGCATTACAGGCTTTAAAAACGCAAGCGTTTAATTGGGGAATATTAGATATAGGTTTGCCGGGATCAGATGGGATAGAAGTCACAAAACAATATCGCGAATGGGAGCAGTTAAACAATAAGTCTCGGTTACCAATTTTTGCCTTGACTGCCCATGCCGAGGATAAAGTTGAGCACCATTGTAAAGCAGCAGGTTTTGATCAGGTTCTACTTAAGCCTTTTACTGAAAAGGATATCAAAATTATCCAAAAATTTTTACAATAA
- a CDS encoding DUF2232 domain-containing protein translates to MSGNTDKNSSAMGILHRFASYVMRGRRQAVIVGLLFTILPLFGWVSNVIVALVTLRKGAKEGAIVLLWIILPAVVVASLGNRLIILYGIIGGSLFTYVLALVLRQTQSWKAVLTTSLLLGLLAVLLVHLWMPNITEVWINQFDHYALLVKNQFDVAVNAAHLDFFAKFATGFQVAFISLSVLINLILARGFQSMLYNPGQLRPELKSVRLSLWEVLILLVLGVLSFLDMVMAQDALPVVGLIFALAGLSVIHALADLRNVANKWIFLFYVLLAVFFPYVAAALIIFAIIDSVLNLRYRLNRVNK, encoded by the coding sequence TTGAGCGGTAATACAGACAAAAATTCAAGTGCGATGGGCATATTGCATCGCTTTGCAAGCTATGTCATGCGTGGCCGCCGCCAGGCGGTTATAGTAGGATTACTATTTACTATTCTTCCTTTATTTGGTTGGGTCAGTAATGTCATCGTTGCTTTGGTTACTTTACGTAAAGGCGCTAAAGAAGGGGCTATCGTATTATTGTGGATTATTTTACCGGCGGTAGTTGTCGCTAGTTTAGGTAATCGTTTAATTATTTTGTATGGAATTATTGGCGGCAGCTTATTTACTTATGTGTTAGCCTTAGTGTTGCGCCAAACACAGAGTTGGAAAGCGGTATTAACAACAAGTCTGTTGCTAGGTTTATTGGCGGTGCTGTTGGTACATTTGTGGATGCCCAATATCACAGAGGTATGGATAAATCAGTTCGACCATTATGCTTTATTGGTTAAAAATCAATTTGATGTAGCGGTTAATGCAGCGCATTTAGATTTTTTTGCCAAGTTTGCTACGGGTTTTCAAGTGGCGTTTATTTCCTTGTCGGTACTTATTAATTTAATACTTGCACGAGGGTTCCAGTCAATGCTATACAATCCCGGCCAACTTCGCCCTGAGTTAAAAAGTGTTCGGCTTAGCCTATGGGAAGTACTGATTCTTTTAGTCCTAGGCGTATTGAGTTTCTTAGACATGGTGATGGCGCAGGATGCTTTACCTGTGGTGGGACTCATTTTTGCATTGGCGGGTTTAAGTGTTATTCATGCGCTGGCAGATTTAAGAAACGTGGCTAATAAATGGATTTTTTTATTTTATGTATTATTGGCAGTTTTTTTCCCTTATGTAGCTGCTGCGCTGATAATATTCGCAATAATTGATAGCGTGCTAAATTTACGCTACCGATTAAATAGAGTTAACAAGTGA
- a CDS encoding FAD-dependent oxidoreductase translates to MTHKVAVVGAGIIGMTNAIVLLENGFDVTVFTKDDPLATNSDAAVATWFAPNNDKALLQKYCLKSLEKFDELIKYKTPGVDKISELLYFKTESDFKNSVWAKESVRKLVELSEDTAAQLKIDGFPFSVLVKIPLINPIFYRPHMLEHFKGLGGKLIEQEIISLNDLVKSYPIVINSPGWEAKQLTLDDSVYPVRGQTEICVIRDIKNDYSLNVEALNAYVVFRPATKGDGDCVLGTTYQINDTDRKIRASDKQDIISKISTFFPIIKDVNTHSKVGIRCGRNEVRVEEQRVGESMIVHCYGHGGSGYSASWGSAHKVLEHCNEFVNAKTQQARPKI, encoded by the coding sequence TTGACACATAAAGTTGCTGTGGTTGGTGCTGGTATTATTGGAATGACCAATGCGATTGTTCTTTTAGAAAATGGATTTGATGTGACTGTTTTTACTAAAGATGATCCCTTAGCTACTAATTCAGATGCAGCGGTAGCAACCTGGTTTGCACCAAATAATGATAAGGCTTTATTACAAAAATATTGTTTAAAAAGTTTGGAAAAATTTGATGAGTTAATAAAATATAAAACCCCAGGTGTTGATAAGATTTCAGAGCTTCTTTATTTCAAAACAGAAAGTGATTTTAAAAATAGTGTTTGGGCAAAGGAATCAGTAAGAAAATTGGTTGAATTGTCTGAAGATACCGCTGCGCAATTAAAGATAGATGGTTTTCCGTTTAGTGTGTTGGTCAAAATACCGCTCATCAATCCTATTTTTTACCGTCCACATATGTTAGAACACTTTAAGGGTTTAGGCGGTAAATTAATAGAACAAGAAATAATTTCATTAAATGATCTGGTTAAGTCTTATCCTATTGTTATCAATAGCCCGGGCTGGGAAGCTAAGCAGTTAACGCTAGATGATTCTGTCTATCCCGTACGTGGTCAAACTGAAATATGTGTAATCCGAGATATAAAAAACGATTATTCGCTTAATGTGGAAGCTTTAAATGCTTATGTTGTTTTTCGTCCTGCAACCAAGGGCGATGGAGACTGTGTGCTTGGAACAACGTATCAAATTAATGATACGGACAGAAAAATTAGAGCGAGCGATAAACAAGATATTATTAGCAAAATCTCAACTTTTTTTCCGATCATAAAAGATGTTAACACTCACTCAAAAGTAGGGATCCGTTGCGGCCGTAATGAAGTGCGCGTCGAGGAACAAAGAGTCGGTGAATCCATGATAGTGCATTGCTATGGACACGGTGGCAGCGGCTATAGCGCCTCTTGGGGAAGTGCTCATAAAGTTTTGGAGCATTGTAATGAGTTTGTAAATGCTAAGACTCAACAAGCTAGACCAAAAATTTAA
- a CDS encoding VUT family protein has protein sequence MISQKPNNNFYLNLDAKCLWYLTLTYAMLSLLSSWFVICSISFQHITVNAGILICPITFLLSNFIAEVYGYKNARRAVWCGFFFNMLSIFYALFIINLPSPSYAVHNLTFNSILTTYLKSSFIFMLSYYVAEPFNIFFLAKLKLRLNGYYIKFRLAISVLFSMVISGTIFNLINYNEAFIDLKFISTAFISVLTLLISLPFIIFLIEKVKKIETIDIYDQNTQFNFFKFEVNYIPGNNGFNNLSL, from the coding sequence TTGATCAGCCAAAAACCGAATAATAATTTTTATCTTAATTTAGATGCTAAATGCTTATGGTATTTAACACTAACCTATGCCATGTTGAGCCTACTTAGCAGTTGGTTTGTTATATGCAGCATTTCTTTCCAACATATAACGGTTAATGCAGGAATACTTATTTGCCCTATTACTTTTCTATTATCTAACTTCATTGCCGAGGTTTATGGCTATAAAAACGCCAGACGCGCGGTATGGTGTGGATTTTTTTTCAATATGCTGTCAATTTTTTATGCGCTATTTATAATCAATTTACCTAGTCCCAGTTATGCCGTCCATAACCTAACGTTTAATTCGATCCTAACGACGTATTTAAAAAGCTCGTTTATCTTTATGCTAAGTTATTATGTTGCCGAACCATTTAATATATTTTTCCTTGCAAAATTAAAACTGAGATTGAATGGATATTATATAAAATTTCGACTGGCTATTTCGGTTTTATTTTCGATGGTTATCAGTGGAACAATTTTTAATCTTATTAACTATAATGAAGCTTTTATTGATCTAAAATTCATTTCAACTGCTTTTATTAGCGTGCTCACTTTGCTTATTAGCTTACCGTTCATCATTTTTTTAATTGAAAAAGTAAAAAAAATAGAAACAATAGACATATATGACCAAAACACACAGTTTAATTTTTTTAAATTTGAAGTAAATTACATTCCTGGAAATAATGGATTTAACAACTTAAGCCTTTAG
- the rpsF gene encoding 30S ribosomal protein S6, which yields MRHYEIVLLIHPDQSDQASAMVQRYTAIVKNSGGQIHRLEDWGRRQLSYPINKLLKAHYILMNIECGKEAMAELSDNFRFNDAVLRQLTIQVDRAITEMSPMAKAKEMHGHENRREYSRETEVEGRSV from the coding sequence ATGCGTCATTATGAAATCGTGCTGTTAATTCATCCTGATCAAAGTGATCAGGCTTCTGCCATGGTTCAGCGTTATACGGCCATCGTTAAAAATAGCGGTGGACAGATTCACCGTCTTGAAGATTGGGGTCGTAGACAGCTTTCCTATCCTATTAATAAGCTTCTCAAAGCGCATTATATTCTAATGAATATTGAGTGCGGAAAAGAAGCGATGGCTGAACTCAGCGATAATTTTCGCTTTAATGATGCCGTGTTACGTCAGCTTACTATTCAAGTCGATCGGGCAATTACTGAAATGTCTCCTATGGCAAAAGCTAAAGAAATGCATGGCCACGAAAATAGACGAGAGTATTCCAGAGAGACCGAAGTTGAAGGAAGATCGGTTTAA
- a CDS encoding queuosine precursor transporter, which produces MSLEAAKIDGVQPSSIRQKYLWLFIFAYTLIFFASNWFDPRQIHIFGLNTGAGSIVFPLTYLISDIITEVYGYKHARMAVWTALLFFLIFILYGQLVIALLAPDSISRVAITTFLYTNNRIILAAILSYLITESINSYIVAKLKISLKGKYMGLRFIGSTLTAYTFNELIYAPIAFYDLIPNIKHFIHHMLASWAFMVSIELLLLPFSIRLAKHLKVIENLDIYDTQTNFNPFSLNTDYQNRHNKSKKD; this is translated from the coding sequence ATGAGCTTAGAAGCGGCAAAGATCGATGGTGTGCAACCCAGCAGTATTAGACAAAAATATTTATGGCTATTCATCTTTGCCTATACGTTGATTTTTTTCGCTTCTAATTGGTTTGACCCAAGACAAATACATATCTTTGGACTCAATACGGGAGCTGGCTCGATAGTATTTCCTTTAACCTATCTCATTTCTGATATTATTACCGAAGTCTATGGATATAAGCATGCAAGAATGGCGGTATGGACAGCCCTATTATTTTTTTTAATCTTCATCCTCTATGGCCAACTAGTTATCGCTTTACTTGCTCCTGATTCTATCTCACGAGTCGCTATAACCACTTTTTTATATACCAACAATCGTATCATTTTAGCGGCGATATTAAGTTATTTAATCACCGAAAGCATTAATTCTTATATAGTGGCCAAACTAAAAATCAGCTTAAAAGGTAAGTATATGGGCCTACGATTTATAGGATCTACTTTAACGGCTTATACGTTTAATGAATTGATCTATGCGCCTATCGCCTTTTATGACTTGATTCCAAACATTAAACATTTCATACACCATATGTTAGCCTCATGGGCATTTATGGTCTCTATCGAGCTCTTGCTGTTACCCTTTTCAATACGTCTCGCTAAACATTTAAAAGTAATTGAAAATTTAGATATCTACGATACGCAAACTAATTTTAATCCGTTTAGTCTTAATACGGACTATCAGAATAGACATAACAAATCGAAGAAAGATTAA
- a CDS encoding polyprenyl synthetase family protein, giving the protein MDLAPITALVKNDLNQVDALIDHCLYSEIPLIPELAKHLIDSGGKRLRPLIALLSAKAFGYTGEGHIQLAASLELIHTATLLHDDVIDGSELRRGKKTANSLWGNSASVLVGDFLYSRAFQLISQIDNSRVLRSLADATNTLSQAEILQMLSCHNANVDEEYCLKIIQGKTGVLFSIAAEQPAILTACPEAEISGMANYGAHLGIAFQLIDDALDYSGTSLELGKNLGDDLAEGKPTLPLIYALQHANAEQAELIRAALTQGSQQHLTSIIDIMQATLAIEYTRNLAQHHIQQALMHLAVIPDSVYRQALAQLANFASERTY; this is encoded by the coding sequence ATGGATTTAGCGCCCATAACAGCCTTAGTTAAGAACGATCTCAACCAGGTCGATGCACTCATCGATCATTGCCTTTATTCTGAAATCCCCTTGATACCAGAGTTGGCGAAGCACCTTATTGATAGCGGGGGTAAGCGTTTACGCCCATTGATTGCTCTACTCAGTGCGAAAGCCTTCGGCTATACAGGCGAGGGACATATCCAGCTAGCCGCTAGTTTAGAGCTCATTCATACCGCTACCTTATTACATGATGATGTTATTGATGGGTCTGAGCTACGACGTGGCAAAAAAACTGCCAACAGCTTATGGGGTAATTCGGCCAGCGTTCTAGTTGGCGATTTTCTTTATTCGCGTGCCTTTCAATTGATTAGTCAAATCGACAATTCACGTGTCCTCCGATCGCTGGCTGACGCCACCAACACACTATCCCAAGCTGAAATTTTACAAATGCTCAGCTGTCATAATGCCAATGTTGATGAAGAATATTGCTTAAAAATTATCCAAGGAAAAACGGGGGTACTTTTTTCTATCGCCGCAGAACAACCTGCAATTCTAACTGCATGTCCCGAAGCTGAAATTTCAGGCATGGCTAATTATGGTGCGCATCTAGGTATCGCCTTTCAACTGATTGATGACGCACTCGATTATTCTGGAACCAGTCTAGAACTCGGCAAAAACTTAGGCGATGATTTAGCTGAAGGTAAACCGACACTCCCCTTAATCTATGCTTTACAACATGCCAACGCTGAGCAAGCAGAGCTTATACGAGCAGCATTGACGCAGGGCAGTCAACAACATTTAACGTCTATTATAGACATCATGCAAGCGACACTAGCCATCGAGTATACGCGTAATCTTGCTCAACATCATATTCAACAAGCCTTGATGCACTTAGCTGTCATTCCTGATTCAGTCTACCGTCAAGCACTAGCCCAATTAGCAAACTTTGCTAGCGAACGTACTTATTAG
- the rplI gene encoding 50S ribosomal protein L9: MAQVILLEKIHSLGDLGQQVTVRNGYARNYLIPHAKAVPANKETIAEFEIKRAELEKIAQEKLQVAETRAAAINALALTIPVKSAEEGRLYGSIGVSELVRAADAAGVALEKSEIRLPNGPLRQLGEHEISVQLHSDVIAMLKVNIVAEE, encoded by the coding sequence ATGGCACAAGTGATTTTATTAGAAAAAATACATTCTTTAGGGGATTTGGGGCAGCAGGTTACGGTGCGCAATGGTTATGCGCGCAACTATTTAATCCCGCACGCCAAGGCGGTACCCGCTAATAAGGAAACTATCGCTGAATTCGAAATCAAGCGTGCAGAGTTAGAAAAAATTGCACAAGAAAAATTACAAGTCGCAGAAACACGCGCAGCGGCGATCAATGCTTTAGCATTAACCATACCGGTCAAGTCAGCCGAAGAAGGTCGTTTATATGGATCTATTGGTGTGTCTGAATTAGTTCGAGCAGCAGATGCCGCAGGCGTCGCACTTGAAAAGAGTGAAATTCGCTTACCTAATGGTCCTTTACGTCAATTAGGCGAACATGAAATTTCAGTGCAATTACACAGCGATGTTATCGCTATGCTGAAAGTAAATATTGTTGCAGAAGAATAA
- a CDS encoding S24 family peptidase encodes MNANKIHLTLRTLMQMKSARDGVNFTLYRLAKSLNMPHSVLLRLIHIEPTKRVNNPRIDTLYKIVEFFKLDGFNITVNDLLMGLSNELEITIQDQQPFFFNKETELPLYSFNATTQDKIGQIQIKLNTTAKDLIALLSEEEIKPIFKKGSIFIIDPNAALENESLIAVKIENNRQILIRKINLETNTTLLMAYDNSTPPLILNPQLHSILGVVVQVNAKT; translated from the coding sequence ATGAATGCTAATAAAATACATCTTACCTTAAGAACCCTAATGCAGATGAAGTCAGCGCGTGATGGTGTCAACTTCACGCTGTACCGGCTAGCAAAATCATTAAATATGCCACATTCTGTCTTGTTAAGATTAATTCATATAGAACCCACTAAACGTGTTAACAATCCTAGAATTGATACCTTATATAAAATTGTCGAGTTTTTTAAATTAGATGGTTTCAATATCACGGTTAATGATTTATTGATGGGACTTAGCAACGAATTAGAAATAACTATTCAGGATCAACAACCATTTTTTTTTAATAAAGAGACCGAATTACCGCTTTATTCTTTTAATGCAACCACGCAGGATAAAATTGGCCAAATACAGATTAAGTTAAATACTACAGCTAAAGACTTAATTGCGCTGTTATCCGAAGAAGAAATTAAACCTATCTTTAAAAAAGGATCCATTTTTATCATTGATCCGAATGCAGCGCTAGAAAACGAGAGCTTAATTGCCGTTAAAATAGAAAATAATCGTCAAATTTTGATTAGAAAAATTAATCTTGAGACCAATACAACATTGCTAATGGCTTATGATAATAGCACCCCTCCACTGATTTTAAACCCACAATTACATTCTATCCTTGGAGTGGTAGTACAAGTCAACGCTAAAACTTAA